From a region of the Bradyrhizobium sp. KBS0727 genome:
- a CDS encoding complex I NDUFA9 subunit family protein — protein sequence MVSNQETLVTVFGGSGFLGRNVVRALAKRDYRIRVAVRRPELAGHLQPLGRVGQIHAVQANVRNPASVEAAMRDSQVAINLVGILAEGGAQSFDAVQAKGAETVATAAAAVGARMVHVSAIGADENSLSHYARSKAAGEKAVLAAVPSATILRPSVVFGPEDQFTNRFGALARMSPVLPLIGGGATRMQPVYVGDVATAAADAVDGKTKPGATYELGGPEVLRLREIIEIILAITERNRMLVPLPFGLAKLQALFLQFAPGALKLTPDQVVLLQSDNVVSDAAKAAGLTLEGLGITPDSMEAITPQYLWRFRAAGQFQRNGA from the coding sequence TATCCGGGTCGCCGTGCGGCGGCCCGAACTGGCCGGGCACCTGCAGCCGCTGGGCCGGGTCGGCCAGATTCACGCCGTGCAGGCCAATGTCCGCAATCCGGCCTCGGTAGAGGCCGCGATGCGCGATTCGCAGGTCGCCATCAACCTGGTCGGCATCCTGGCCGAGGGCGGCGCGCAATCCTTCGACGCGGTGCAGGCCAAGGGCGCGGAAACCGTCGCCACGGCGGCGGCCGCCGTCGGCGCCCGCATGGTGCACGTCTCCGCTATCGGTGCCGACGAGAACTCGCTGTCGCACTATGCCCGCTCCAAGGCGGCCGGTGAAAAGGCCGTGCTGGCGGCGGTACCCTCCGCCACCATTCTGCGGCCCTCGGTGGTGTTCGGCCCTGAGGACCAGTTCACCAACCGATTCGGGGCGCTGGCCCGGATGTCGCCGGTGCTGCCGCTGATCGGCGGCGGCGCGACCCGAATGCAGCCGGTCTATGTCGGCGACGTCGCGACCGCGGCGGCCGATGCCGTCGACGGCAAAACCAAGCCGGGCGCTACTTACGAGCTCGGCGGGCCGGAAGTGCTGAGGCTGCGCGAGATCATCGAAATCATCCTCGCCATCACCGAACGCAACCGCATGCTGGTGCCGCTGCCGTTCGGTCTGGCGAAGCTGCAGGCCTTGTTCCTGCAGTTCGCGCCGGGCGCGCTGAAGCTGACGCCGGACCAGGTGGTGCTGCTGCAGTCCGACAATGTGGTGTCGGATGCCGCGAAGGCCGCGGGCCTGACGCTGGAAGGGCTCGGGATCACACCGGATTCGATGGAAGCGATCACCCCGCAATATCTCTGGCGCTTCCGCGCCGCGGGACAGTTCCAGCGCAACGGCGCGTAG